The region ACCAGCTATCGGCGCGATTGCTTCGTTACAGGCGGCTGTTGCATTACGAATATTGTCCCGCCCCGGAACGAATCTGTCTCAACCTGACGGTGTCCCCCTGACGCTGACAATCGTCGATGTCTGGGACGGTACCTTTCGCCAGATGGACGTATCCACCCTTCGTGAACGTTCGGATTGCCCCGCATGCCATCAGGGCGAACGGCTCTGGCTGGATGGATCTCACAGATCCGGATCCACAGTGCTCTGCGGACGAAATGCGGTCCAAATCAGCCCGCCGGAAAAGTTGGCGATCCGCCTGGATGAACTGGCCGCGCGTCTAAACCATTTGGGCAAAGTGACCAGCAATTCGTTTCTGATTCGGCTGCAGATTGAAGCGCCCGCAGCACACGATCCAGGTGCTGGTCCCATTGAACTGACACTGTTCCCGGACGGCCGGGCCATCATCAAGGGAACGGAAGACCCCGCTGCGGCACGAACGATCTATTCGCGATACGTGGGGTCGTGATACCCCCCGGAGGGTCTCAGCTGGTGGCTGCGAAGAACGGACAGAAACGCAAACCCTGACCAGACGGGACCTATTCCTGATCACGAAGCCCGCGACTGTCGTCCTGAACCACAGCTCGAATATTCCCGCCGCAGCCCTCACCCGAACACTTACCACTCGCCGCAAACAGCGCGTCACCATCCGTTGCAACACCAAGCGAGCAGTCGAATTCGAATCGCCCCAGAAGTCGAAACTGACTGTCGGTGACCAGGAGTATCTTCGGGTCCCCATAACAACCAAAGAACCATTGGCCATTCCGACAGGTGGCAGTCTGAATTCCAAGATGTGTGTGACCACTCTGGATTACATGTTTACGAATAAAGTTGAATGCACCGTCATACTCGTAGACATAGTTTTCCTCAACGGCATCCGGAAGACCACCGACGACAAAGAAGTGATCTCGAAACCAGGCGATCCCTCCAGCACCATGAAACACCTGCTGGCATTCATGCCTGGAGATGAACCTGAGGTCGCTCGCATCGTAGACATAAACCCACGAATCAGCTTTGCCGTCAGGGTGATTGAACTGCCCCAGATTCACAGCGACGTATAAGCGACCTTCGTGCAGACAGACGTCCCCATGATGGTTATCAACCGGGACCTTGTGAAGCAGCTTTCCGTGGCGATCTGTCTTCACCAGCGTCGTCGTGAAGCTCCAGTAGACAGCGTTGGCATCCAGACAGAAGCCCTGAAGATGATGTTGATAACGGCCTTCGCAATTCACAACCTCAGAAGAAGCCGCAGCAACTATGGCCGTCGGGTAAGCCATCAGGAGGGCCATCAAAAGTCCGGTTCTCATTCGTTCCACCATTCTGGTCAGTTGAACTCTGGTCCGTTGAAGTTGAATCCTGTGCGAGCAAGGACGCCTTTTCAGAGACGCAGCGCAACTCGGCAGAGATGTCTCGCAGAATCCCTCCGCAAACTGTCTCTGAAATGGTGCCATTTGCAATCGAATCGTCAAAGACTGCGTTTCCGTCAAATTCCACAGAAAGCAGAGGCCACTTCCTTGCCTGACACCACAAGGAATCGTACTCTTCGCATCAGTTGTGGGTTTCAGACCCCAAACGATCTTTGAAAACCAGTTGAAAGTGGGTTCTCTGCCCGATACGCTGTCAGGCACAGGTCTTCCCTGTGACTATTCTGAGAATCTGTTTAGGTTGAACCAATGTTTCTGACCGGGGAGTACAAGCGGACGATCGACGATCGTTTTCGCGTGCAACTTCCGCCAGAACTTCTGGATGGAATCTCAACAGAAGACGGAAGCGTTATCGTCGCGAAAGAACGATCAGGCTGCCTGAGTCTCTGGAAACCGGATGACTGGCAACACCGACTCGACAGTGGCCTGAATCTGTTAAAGCAAAAGATTGATTCCGGGCGAATGGAACAGCGATGGGGTGACGTGCAGCGACTTGGACGGTTGCTTAGCACCCGTCATCAGTCCGCCAGACTTGCAAACCGATCCCGGCTGCTTATTCCTGATGGCTTCCGTTCTTTTCTGGGAGTGGATTCAGGGAAGGAAGTTGTTGTTGTCGGGGCGGTCATTTGCGTGGAAATCTGGAATCCTGAAATCTGGCTGGACGTCCTGAAACAGGAGATGCCGGATTTCGGGGATCTTTTCAAACAGTTGACGCAATAACCATTGAACCTGCTTTCACGTGTTCACTCAACACGCCGACATGAAACATCATTCAGTCGATTCATCGACTGTTGGACGCAGAACGGATCGAAGAAGAGAAAAGCCAGCTTACTCCACTCAACACGGTACCCTCCAAAACTGCTTACTCACTCAGGCAGTTTGACCGAAGAGCACATCCATGGATGGCCCTGCGGCAGGGATGCTGCTTTTCTCTCTTCGATCCGATTTTTATTCCCTCGGCAACAGCGTAGTGAACCTGAAACTGGCCAGCAAATTCCCCCCAGTGCTCCCCAATGCGCATTACTCGACTTGGAAATTCAGAGCGATGGTCGGACGTGGTGATTTTCAATCAGACGGCCCGATGGGTTGAAGTTGCATCAAACCAGCAGGCGCCGGTCAAGGATCAGATTTGTCAGATCCTGCAGCAGATTGACGAAACTCTGGACCAGATTGGAAGCACCAGAAAAGAGATTCTGGAAGTCACAGTTTTTCTGGCAGATCTGACTAATGTCCCAACACTGAATGAGCAGTGGGATGCATGGGTGCCGCCTTCGAACGCTCCGATTCGCGCTTGCGTTCAAGCTGGTTTACAGGGCAACTGCCGCATCGAAATGATCATCCATGCTGCCGCTGCATCAGAATGACGCAGGCAACACCAGAAATGCGGGTACATCCCCCTGCGCAGCAAACTGGTTTCATCAATTCATCCAGTCACTCAATTCGAAAAGGCCAGGAAGAATCTCTTCCTGGCCTTTCCGTTGAATCACGGGCAACTCATCTGTTGCTGATGGATGAAAGTGTCGCTGTCATCCCGATCTGAGCATCATCGCATTGTGAACACGGCAGGGTCGTCCACAATAAACGGTGTCGACCAGGTTCGACCGTCGTTGAAGTTGCAGATGTTGTAGAAGTGTGTGGCGAAGTACTCAGCCTGATAGCCGTATGGGAAACTGGAGTACACATGGTCGGCGGCGGTCAGGTTATCCACGCCGGGACTGGCGTAGTAGTGAACGCGACCATCGGATGTGACTGACATTCCCAGCGTCCACCAACCGGGAGTCAGCTTCGGACCGCGAACCTCCTGACCGAGATTATTTCCCCGGACCAGCAGGACCGCTTCGTCTTCCGAATATCGGGGGTCATGTTTGCTGTGGAACTCAATGAAGAACCCGGGCCAGTAATCTTCCTGCTTGCGAATCGTGCGTGAAATCAGAAACGTCTTCTTCTTTTCAGAGATGGTGGTTCGTAAATCAACGCGGTACCCGAAATGGGTGCCAGATCGACGTTCGAACTGATCGTAAGGAGGGATCCACAGCCGAGTTGTACAACTTGGATTGCGACCCGCACTAATGGCTCCAACCCGGGACGAACAGGACATGATTAAATCGTCCTGCTCCATCTGGCCTGACGGACGACCAGGTACCCCTGAATTGAGCGTCTGAATCTTCAATGCCCCCTTGCTTCCCGGGATCCCACCTGCAGGAGTTTCCACTCGGGAGATATAGTCAGGCATTCCACGCTTCGGGCTTTCGAACCAATGCCGGTTATTTGAAAAGCCAGTCGGAGACCGGACTTGTTCGTCCTGCTCTCGACTTGCCTTCTCTCCATTCGGGATCCACTTCCAGTTTTCATCTTCGAAGTCGTCACCGACATTCGTGATTCTCACACCGGTGCCAGGGACGACCTGTGCCTGCACGTCGGCAAAGAAGATTGGAAATGCCACGACAAAACACGCGGTCTTGATCAAAGTGAGTTGCGTCGACTTCATGTCAGCGCCAGCCTCTCAGGTGTTCGGTGATTCCGTTCGACGAAAGGATTTTGCCTCCCGGCTCGCAACAGCCGGTCTGCATCCATGAAGACATAGCTGTTTTATGCGAGCCGGGTTGGGCAAAAACACGTGAAGGCGCGTCCGTGAGTCCATCCACAGAATCAATCGCTTCCCTGCGAATGAGCAGTCTTCGCTGCGACACCGACACGAACCATTCCTTGTGTTTTATCGGCCCGCATCGCGCATTCGGAACAACGAATTGAACAACTCCCTCCAGACGGTCCCGAAGCCGGGCATTCGCAACTGGAAAAAACTTCCCCGACAATACAACCGAACCGCTGACCCCAAAACGCCCAGCATACCAAAACAAAGAAGCTCGCGATCCCTGAGATCGCGAGCTTCTGCTGAAACAGAAATCTCTGCAGGTTCGATCTAATGTTCAGCAGGCTTTGCCAGTGATTCAGAAATGGATTTCGCAACCTGGGTTGCCAGAACCTTTGAGCCCTCCGGCGAAAAATGCACATTCTTTGGCAGTTGAATTTCTTCAAGCTGTGGCAAAGCAAATGCATGCAGGTCATCGATCGCCACGCCATACTCCTGCATAACCTTTGCGGCAATTTCGTTGTAGAGCACTGATTCATCCGCCTTCCGTCCTGCGGATCCGGCAGGCACAGGAGTTGTCGTGCACCAGATCAGACGTGCTCCTGTCTTCTTCATACGGGCGACGAGAAGCCGAAGGTTCTTCTCGTAGTCTTCAGCAATGACCTGATGTCGTGCGCCTTCAACGTCAGGTTCGACGCGAGTTTTACCATCCGCGGAAAAGAAGACGATGTCATGAAGTCCGAAATTAAAATGAATGACATCCCACCTGCCATCTCCAAGCCATTGCTCAATCTGGTCGACACCGCGGGTTGTAGGCCCGCAATTCGTCAGAGGGCGAATCACATTCGCCTTGCCTTTCAACAGGTTACGAACGGCCACTGTGTAGCCCATCGAAATCGAATCACCTATCAACAGGACTCTTGGCAGTCCCTCCTGCTCTTCCACAGGAACCAATGACGGGTGTACCGTCCGCTTCTTTGCTGGTGCGCGGTCCTTCGGTGCATCCTGCTGCGGTACCTGAGCCGTGTCCGACGCAACCCGCTGCTCTGCACAATGGCCAGATGGAAGACAAAAAGTCATCTGAACGGCGCAAACAACCGCAGCCGCCAGAACCCTGAGCTTAAACTTTGTCATCATAGTGATGGCTCTTTTCTGCAACGAAAGGCACTTCTAGTTCGATTCTCTCAGACTGGTTCCCAACCAGAACACAATGACCCCGATGGTCAGTGAAACGGGCATCACAATCAGTCGAAAGCCAAAGAACAACTGAAACACAACAATTGTCGGCAGGCCACCAAGTGCGATGATCTGAAGCAACATTCCCAGGTGATGTTTCATGAAACGACGCCCTTCTGGTCGATCTCGGTTGCACGTCATTTTGTGTGCAGGCGGGGGTATTTTCGAATTCTAAACGGGCATCAATACAAAAGGCGACTTCCCTTGAGGAAAGTCGCCTGAATTTGAAACGCAGAAAGTCCTGGATACTACTTCAGGTCAGACGGATTGACTTCGATGGGTTTCAATTCCGAAACCTGTCCGTCCTTCACTGTCGCCGCATACTTACGATCCAGGTACCCTTTCTTCTCGTGCCAAACGATAAACGTGTGGCTGCCTTCCGGCAGATTCTCGATGGTGAATCGGCCTTCTTTATCGGTGACAGCGCAGTAAGGATGATCAACAACCAGCCAGTAGGCCGTCATCCATGGGTGATAATCGCAGGTGACCTTGAACGGCAGTCGTTCTGCCAGTTTGTTTTCAATGTCGACCCCTGATCCTTCCGCGGTATTCGGAGCAATCAAGACGTTCTGAGCTGTATTCTTGATTGGATTTGTGTGGGTATTGTGAGCGATCGCATCGTGTGAAATGACTTCAACAGTCTGGCCTGCCTGCAGCGTAAGAGCATGCGGGATAAACTGGCAACCCTTCTGATCGAAGATCACTTTGGCAGGGCTGGGATCCTTCAGATCAGGATGGATCGTCTTTGGCGCTTTCGCGAGATAGATGAAGACATTTGCAATACCTTTGGTGTCCTTGTCGACCACCAGGTCGTCTGCATAAGTATCGGCAGCCGCGCAGACAGCTGCGTCCTTGATAGGCGCGCCCTTCGCGTGCAGCAGCACAGGCTCTGGTGCATCGCCCTTCAGGACCACCTGGCCTTTAATTCCGCCCCAGCCATCTGCCAGAACGCTGGCTGAGCAAAGCAGTCCACACGCTACGGTCAATGCAATTTTCTTCATCAGGTTCTATCTCCTGTTCCGGAATGGTGTCGTTCGGAAACAATCTGAACAAGGTTTCCACACAGTTTCATAACGCTTCATGTCTTGCCGGGATGACGGTGCCCGTCGGCAATCCTTACATCCTGCCCGTCATTTATACGGCCTGGAATCAACAAAGTCGAACACCGAATTCGGGTGTCCCACGATCGGCGTCGACCGCTTCCCGACGTTGGGAACAACGCCATTGGCACAGCTGGCACGAGGTGTGCGTAACCGTCATGAAAGTGTCTTGAATTGCACGCATTCGATCCGGGTGTCACACTGCGGGTGTTAAAGTGACCCTGACACCGGGCGATTCTTCGGAATCTCCGAAGGAGTAACTATTATTCATGCTCTCTCGACTTCACACTTACACCCTTCTTGGCATTGAAGCTCTTCCAGTCGAAGTGGAAGTCGACATTTCGCCTGGCGCTCTGCCAAAAACGATTCTGGTCGGATTAGCCGAAGCGGCGGTGAAGGAAAGTGTCCATCGGATTGAACGAGCCCTGGTCAATAGTGGCTACGGGCGGCCCGAAAACAGAATCGTCATCAACCTCAGTCCGGCTGATCTGCCGAAGGAGGCTGCATCCCTCGATTTACCCATCGCCCTTGGGCTGTTGATTGCGGATGGTCAAATTGACGAAGACCCCGGTCGTCGAGCCATCTATATTGGGGAGCTTGCACTGGACGGGTCGCTCCGACCGATTCGTGGGGCGCTTTCCATGGCACTGGCTGCTCGAGATGCCGGAATGACTCACATCGTCGTACCGGCAGCGAATGCTCAGGAAGCCGCTGTCGTGGAAGGCATTGATGTGATTGCCTGTGGTGTTCTGGCCGAAGCTGTTGGATTTCTGACGGGGCAGCTTCCCCTGGATCCTGTTGTTTTCAGCTGGGACTCTGCGAGACAGACATTCGGAACCTACGACATCGATTACGTGGATGTAAAAGGACAGGAATCTGCCAAGCGTGCTGTTACGGTCGCTGCAGCAGGATCTCACCATCTACTGATGATTGGATCGCCCGGCACGGGAAAAACACTTCTGTCGCAACGGATCTGTACCATCCTTCCCGAACTTGAACCGGAAGAGAGCCTTGAAACAACTCGGATCTACAGCGCAGTTGCTCGCCTTGAACCCGGGCAACCGCTCATGCTTCGGCGACCATTTCGATCGCCACATCACACGATATCCGAAGCCGGTCTCGTGGGTGGTGGCAGCATTCCCCAACCTGGTGAAATCAGCCTTTCGCATAACGGGATCTTATTCCTGGATGAACTTCCTGAATTCAATCGCCGGACACTGGAAGTCATGCGGCAGCCTCTGGAGGACCATTGTGTGACAATTTCGCGGGCTATGGGCAGTGTGACTTTTCCGGCGAACCTCATGCTGGTCGCTGCGATGAACCCCTGCCCGTGTGGCTTCCGCGGAGACCCCAAACGACAATGCAGCTGCAGTCCGGTGCAGGTCGAACGATATCTGAGTCGAATCAGTGGCCCTCTGCTCGACAGAATCGACATCCATATCGAAGTACCCCCAGTGCCATTCCGAGAACTCTCAGACAAGTCTGAAGGCACCTCCAGCGCAAGCATGCGGGAACGAGTTGTTGAGGCAAGGTCGCGTCAATCCGTACGATTCAAAGGAACTCGGACGCTTGCGAACGGGAAAATGAAGCCCCAGCAAATCCGGAAATTCTGCCGTCTGGAGAATGACGCAGAACAACTGCTGAAGAATGCGATGGAAGAAACCGGACTTTCTGCTCGAGCTCACGACAAGATCCTTCGCATCAGCCGGACTATCGCTGATCTGGACGGGAGCGATAAAATTGCAGTCCACCACCTGAGTGAAGCGATTAATTATCGCACCCTGGACCGATCCTACTGGCAAGCCTGACGAAAACAGAACCCGCAAACTCTGGTGGCAGGCTGGCATGCCCACCGCAGGCGATCAGGTGTATGCAGACAATTCGCGAATTTCATCGATGACATCCTCGAGATCTGCGACATCGGCACCGGGCACTCGACCGCCTCGGTCGCACTCACCCAGCAACAACAATGTTTCGTAATCCGGTGATGCCTTCAGTCGCTGATGTGCGCGGAAACCGATTGTTCGATCTCGAATGAGATGCACGTCCATATGATGTCGTATCAGCCACGCAGTGCGATCAGTGATAAAGCCCTCCAGTGCCTGCAAACCTGCTTCGACATGATCATCCATGTCAATTCCCTTTCCAACATCATGCAGCAATGCAGCCAGAAGAAACTCTTCATCGTATGGCAATCGATCAATCGCCAGTTCATAACATTGAAGCAAGTGAAACAGGACATCACCTTCCGGGTGATGTTTCCTGCCTTGCATGACCGATCCCAGCGGCAGCAGGAGTGATCGGTAGACCTGAAAGCGATCGACTTCAAATTCGGTTTGCTGCAAAGCCGCATTCGCTTCAAGTTCGGGGTATTCACGTTTCAGAAACTCTTCGAACTCCGGCAGCGACGCTTTTTCAATGGCCTTGCCCGTAATGGAACTCCTGAACCCGAAACTAACGAGTTCGGGCGAATACATTGTGAGTTCAATCGGAAATCGATCCTGGATGTGGATGTGCGTGTAGACCCGCTCTTCGCCGTGCTTCCGTACCTGCTTGCGTTCTATATGAAACGTCATTCCTTTCTCTTCCAGCAGTCGCTCGATTGGATCGCTGGACACAGAGAACACATGGAGGTCGATGTCCGACCCTCTGCGAATGTGGCCTGTCAAAGTACTGCCAATGACGCGGGGACGAAAACGTTCCAGCAGCTGCAACATCCGCAGTGCCTCCAGACGCATGTCGCGCAGGCGATCGTAGCGTGATGAGCCTTCGAAAAGGCTCGCCATCCGTTGAATCTCGTCGCGTATTTCAGCATTACAGGGCAGTTCTGAAGGCTTAACCCAACCCTGACACAGACGACGCGCCGCCTTCAGTTTGGCACGATAGTACTCGGTCTCGCTACGGGAATACATCAGGCGAGCCGCTTCTACAATGATTGCACGCCTCAGCTTATCGTCCGTCATAAGAGTGGTGGACTGGTCGGATCACCAGCCCCGGGTTTCATCATCAAGTTCCAATGCCAAAAACGCAGCAGCAAAAATGCATCTGAGTGAAGTGTAACAAGTCACAATTTATTTTCGGCCCGACAGACATCATCGTCGGTCGAAAGCGGCTGGTATCGCAGGACTATCGGACAGAACGCCCACCCGGACTCCTGGTTGTGACAGTGCATAGTGTTGTGACCGTGCATAGTGTTGTGACCGCATAGTCTGGCAATCCGATACTCGGCACACAAGGTCGCCATTCACCCGAACAGCCTGAAGGAAGACACGCAGCACAGCGGCTGGTTCAGTCGGGAATCGAAAGTGGCAGAATGACATTCCGCAAAATCTGAATATTCCGCACATCTGCTGAAATCGCCAGAGTCTGCCCTGACTGGCATATTTTCACACAACTGATGAAGCCAGACGTTCGATTCAGAATTTGGGTGAAAGCCAATCCCTGCGCGCGATGTAGACTTTTGGCATCAGTACTGGCGGAAGGTGCGACCAGAGATAATTACACGGTTATGGAGCGATGGAATTGCTCGAC is a window of Planctomycetaceae bacterium DNA encoding:
- a CDS encoding carboxypeptidase regulatory-like domain-containing protein — protein: MKKIALTVACGLLCSASVLADGWGGIKGQVVLKGDAPEPVLLHAKGAPIKDAAVCAAADTYADDLVVDKDTKGIANVFIYLAKAPKTIHPDLKDPSPAKVIFDQKGCQFIPHALTLQAGQTVEVISHDAIAHNTHTNPIKNTAQNVLIAPNTAEGSGVDIENKLAERLPFKVTCDYHPWMTAYWLVVDHPYCAVTDKEGRFTIENLPEGSHTFIVWHEKKGYLDRKYAATVKDGQVSELKPIEVNPSDLK
- a CDS encoding HD domain-containing protein; translation: MTDDKLRRAIIVEAARLMYSRSETEYYRAKLKAARRLCQGWVKPSELPCNAEIRDEIQRMASLFEGSSRYDRLRDMRLEALRMLQLLERFRPRVIGSTLTGHIRRGSDIDLHVFSVSSDPIERLLEEKGMTFHIERKQVRKHGEERVYTHIHIQDRFPIELTMYSPELVSFGFRSSITGKAIEKASLPEFEEFLKREYPELEANAALQQTEFEVDRFQVYRSLLLPLGSVMQGRKHHPEGDVLFHLLQCYELAIDRLPYDEEFLLAALLHDVGKGIDMDDHVEAGLQALEGFITDRTAWLIRHHMDVHLIRDRTIGFRAHQRLKASPDYETLLLLGECDRGGRVPGADVADLEDVIDEIRELSAYT
- a CDS encoding division/cell wall cluster transcriptional repressor MraZ; this translates as MFLTGEYKRTIDDRFRVQLPPELLDGISTEDGSVIVAKERSGCLSLWKPDDWQHRLDSGLNLLKQKIDSGRMEQRWGDVQRLGRLLSTRHQSARLANRSRLLIPDGFRSFLGVDSGKEVVVVGAVICVEIWNPEIWLDVLKQEMPDFGDLFKQLTQ
- a CDS encoding Rid family hydrolase produces the protein MRITRLGNSERWSDVVIFNQTARWVEVASNQQAPVKDQICQILQQIDETLDQIGSTRKEILEVTVFLADLTNVPTLNEQWDAWVPPSNAPIRACVQAGLQGNCRIEMIIHAAAASE
- a CDS encoding SGNH/GDSL hydrolase family protein, producing the protein MMTKFKLRVLAAAVVCAVQMTFCLPSGHCAEQRVASDTAQVPQQDAPKDRAPAKKRTVHPSLVPVEEQEGLPRVLLIGDSISMGYTVAVRNLLKGKANVIRPLTNCGPTTRGVDQIEQWLGDGRWDVIHFNFGLHDIVFFSADGKTRVEPDVEGARHQVIAEDYEKNLRLLVARMKKTGARLIWCTTTPVPAGSAGRKADESVLYNEIAAKVMQEYGVAIDDLHAFALPQLEEIQLPKNVHFSPEGSKVLATQVAKSISESLAKPAEH
- a CDS encoding YifB family Mg chelatase-like AAA ATPase — protein: MLSRLHTYTLLGIEALPVEVEVDISPGALPKTILVGLAEAAVKESVHRIERALVNSGYGRPENRIVINLSPADLPKEAASLDLPIALGLLIADGQIDEDPGRRAIYIGELALDGSLRPIRGALSMALAARDAGMTHIVVPAANAQEAAVVEGIDVIACGVLAEAVGFLTGQLPLDPVVFSWDSARQTFGTYDIDYVDVKGQESAKRAVTVAAAGSHHLLMIGSPGTGKTLLSQRICTILPELEPEESLETTRIYSAVARLEPGQPLMLRRPFRSPHHTISEAGLVGGGSIPQPGEISLSHNGILFLDELPEFNRRTLEVMRQPLEDHCVTISRAMGSVTFPANLMLVAAMNPCPCGFRGDPKRQCSCSPVQVERYLSRISGPLLDRIDIHIEVPPVPFRELSDKSEGTSSASMRERVVEARSRQSVRFKGTRTLANGKMKPQQIRKFCRLENDAEQLLKNAMEETGLSARAHDKILRISRTIADLDGSDKIAVHHLSEAINYRTLDRSYWQA